A single Corallococcus silvisoli DNA region contains:
- a CDS encoding LysR family transcriptional regulator — protein sequence MDLNELLVFARVVQAGSFTAAARTLRMPKSTVSRKVSELEERVGAQLLQRTTRTLHLTEVGRTYYAHCERIVAEAEAAELAVTRMQAGPSGLLRVTTPLSVNFLAPLVARFLEQYPDVQLELLCTDRAVDLMEEGFDLAVRAGRLPDSSLMARRLGDIERVVVASPEYLRARGAPRTPADLGKHDCLFFGTALEGNVWTLHAGGRAVEVQVVGRLAVNEPDMLHAVTLAGSGVALLPGLHCMEDLKTGKLQRVLPDWSSAGAPVHAVYPPTRHHVPKVMAFVEFLREHWPAHQGALKRAKR from the coding sequence ATGGACCTCAACGAACTCCTCGTCTTCGCCCGGGTGGTGCAGGCGGGCAGCTTCACGGCGGCGGCGCGCACGCTGCGCATGCCCAAGTCCACCGTGAGCCGGAAGGTGTCCGAGCTGGAGGAGCGCGTGGGCGCGCAGCTGCTGCAGCGCACGACGCGCACGCTGCACCTCACGGAGGTGGGCCGGACGTACTACGCGCACTGCGAGCGCATCGTCGCGGAGGCGGAGGCCGCGGAGCTGGCGGTGACGCGCATGCAGGCGGGCCCCAGCGGCCTGCTGCGCGTGACGACGCCGCTGTCCGTCAACTTCCTCGCGCCGCTGGTGGCGCGGTTCCTGGAGCAGTACCCGGACGTCCAGTTGGAGCTGCTGTGCACGGACCGCGCGGTGGACCTGATGGAGGAGGGCTTCGACCTGGCCGTGCGGGCCGGACGGCTGCCGGACTCGTCGCTGATGGCGCGCAGGCTGGGGGACATCGAGCGCGTGGTCGTGGCCTCGCCGGAGTACCTGCGGGCGCGGGGCGCGCCGCGCACCCCGGCGGACCTGGGGAAGCACGACTGCCTCTTCTTCGGCACCGCGCTGGAGGGCAACGTCTGGACGCTGCACGCCGGCGGGCGGGCGGTCGAGGTCCAGGTCGTCGGGCGGCTGGCCGTCAACGAGCCGGACATGCTGCACGCGGTGACGCTCGCGGGCTCGGGCGTCGCGCTGCTGCCGGGCCTGCACTGCATGGAGGATCTGAAGACCGGGAAGCTCCAGCGCGTGCTGCCGGACTGGAGCTCCGCGGGGGCGCCTGTCCATGCCGTCTACCCGCCCACGCGCCACCACGTGCCCAAGGTGATGGCCTTCGTGGAGTTCCTGCGCGAGCACTGGCCCGCGCACCAGGGGGCGCTCAAGCGCGCGAAACGCTGA
- a CDS encoding DUF4382 domain-containing protein, whose protein sequence is MSTVRQLTSSLFLVTGLLFLAACGDGGKAHVTLKLTDAPGDTFEKAVVTISKVYLKGHVDGQDGKGDVVLLSEPVTTDLLTLANDTADLVKDAEVPPGTYKELRFVITGGYIQVKQDGTSRIFATSRDYAGLPAGAQVDGDLQMPSASSSGLKVKFDKDADVTITSDDNQKVILVDFDVAQSFGKEAGGSGKWVMRPVIKGADLQFSGNVEVSLEARDGLSLPLGLPQLGTFKAVLINADGSRESLAFTAASGTRYVADFKYLLPGTYQVDLETVAGVTFSTDLARPATTQVSSGAEADVHFVLTSYTVE, encoded by the coding sequence ATGAGCACCGTGCGTCAGCTGACCTCCTCCCTGTTCCTGGTGACAGGACTCCTGTTCCTCGCGGCCTGCGGCGATGGCGGCAAGGCCCACGTCACGCTGAAGCTGACCGACGCCCCAGGGGACACGTTCGAGAAGGCGGTGGTCACCATCTCGAAGGTGTACCTGAAGGGCCACGTGGACGGGCAGGACGGCAAGGGAGACGTCGTGCTGCTGAGCGAGCCGGTCACCACCGACCTGCTCACCCTGGCCAACGACACCGCGGACCTGGTGAAGGACGCGGAGGTTCCCCCCGGCACGTACAAGGAGCTGCGCTTCGTCATCACTGGTGGCTACATCCAGGTGAAGCAGGACGGAACGAGCCGCATCTTCGCCACGTCCAGGGACTACGCGGGCCTGCCCGCGGGCGCGCAGGTGGATGGCGACCTGCAGATGCCCAGCGCCAGCAGCTCCGGCCTCAAGGTGAAGTTCGACAAGGACGCCGACGTCACCATCACCAGCGATGACAACCAGAAGGTCATCCTGGTGGACTTCGACGTGGCGCAGAGCTTCGGCAAGGAGGCAGGCGGCTCCGGCAAGTGGGTCATGCGCCCCGTCATCAAGGGCGCGGACCTCCAGTTCTCCGGCAACGTGGAGGTCAGCCTGGAGGCACGCGACGGGCTGTCGCTGCCCCTGGGCCTCCCGCAGCTGGGCACCTTCAAGGCGGTGCTCATCAACGCGGACGGCAGCCGCGAGTCCCTCGCCTTCACCGCCGCCTCCGGCACCCGCTACGTGGCGGACTTCAAGTACCTGCTGCCCGGCACCTACCAGGTGGACCTGGAGACCGTCGCGGGCGTGACCTTCAGCACGGACCTCGCGCGCCCGGCGACCACCCAGGTCAGCTCGGGCGCGGAGGCCGACGTGCACTTCGTCCTCACGTCCTACACCGTCGAATAG
- a CDS encoding YceI family protein, producing MASTLWNIDTTHTGIHFSVRHMVVAKVRGSFTKFGGTLTLDDANPAGSSVSVSIEAASITTGVEQRDNHLRSPDFFDVEKFPAITFRSTQVAPVGKHLKVTGQLTIRGISREVVLDAEQLGIAVDPWGNTKAAFEGKTTINRSDFGLTWNQALEAGGVLVGEKIEITLEVQAAKDRSGEKAA from the coding sequence ATGGCCTCGACCCTCTGGAACATCGACACGACGCACACGGGCATCCACTTCAGCGTCCGCCACATGGTGGTGGCGAAGGTGCGCGGCAGCTTCACGAAGTTCGGCGGGACGCTGACGCTGGACGACGCGAACCCCGCGGGCTCCTCGGTCTCCGTCTCCATCGAGGCGGCGAGCATCACCACGGGCGTCGAGCAGCGCGACAACCACCTGCGCTCGCCGGACTTCTTCGACGTGGAGAAGTTCCCGGCCATCACCTTCCGGAGCACCCAGGTCGCGCCGGTGGGCAAGCACCTGAAGGTGACGGGGCAGCTGACCATCCGGGGCATCAGCCGCGAGGTGGTCCTCGACGCGGAGCAGCTGGGCATCGCCGTGGACCCCTGGGGCAACACCAAGGCCGCGTTCGAGGGGAAGACGACCATCAACCGCAGCGACTTCGGCCTGACGTGGAACCAGGCACTGGAGGCGGGCGGCGTGCTGGTGGGGGAGAAGATCGAGATCACGCTGGAGGTGCAGGCCGCCAAGGACCGCTCGGGTGAGAAGGCGGCCTGA